Proteins from one Candidatus Binataceae bacterium genomic window:
- a CDS encoding LLM class F420-dependent oxidoreductase, whose amino-acid sequence MKISITLMGITRGDVLAEVGRHAERLGFASLWVPEHLVMPKDIKTPYPYADRSQIQVSTTSPFCYPFVTLAYLAAVTRKLRLGTAVCLVGERHPVILAKEVATLDCLSGGRVALGVGAGWLPEEFEALGIPYARRGARLAEYITVMRKLWGEDASSFAGAFISFDAIRSYPKPLSGARLPILMGGDSAPALKRAAKLADGWYGSHLTPDQVGDRRRHLLDLAESSGRDPRELEIIASPHRESATPLHLRAYQRVGTDELVLHVPRFQQPEEVAPALERLAGIWLPAAAQLE is encoded by the coding sequence ATGAAGATCAGCATCACTCTGATGGGTATCACGCGGGGCGACGTGCTCGCCGAAGTCGGGCGCCATGCCGAGCGGCTGGGCTTCGCCAGTCTGTGGGTGCCCGAACACTTGGTGATGCCCAAGGACATCAAAACTCCCTACCCTTATGCCGACCGTAGCCAAATTCAGGTCTCCACAACGTCACCCTTTTGCTACCCCTTCGTCACCCTGGCCTATCTAGCGGCCGTGACCCGCAAGCTGCGCCTGGGTACGGCAGTATGCCTGGTGGGCGAGCGCCATCCAGTGATTCTGGCCAAGGAGGTCGCCACGCTGGATTGCCTAAGCGGCGGGCGCGTCGCTTTGGGAGTCGGCGCGGGCTGGTTGCCCGAGGAATTCGAAGCGCTGGGCATCCCGTACGCCCGGCGCGGTGCGCGGCTGGCTGAGTACATTACTGTGATGCGTAAACTGTGGGGCGAAGACGCAAGCTCCTTTGCCGGCGCGTTCATCAGCTTCGACGCCATCCGCAGCTATCCCAAGCCCCTATCCGGAGCGCGCTTGCCAATTCTGATGGGTGGCGATAGCGCGCCGGCACTTAAGCGCGCGGCTAAGCTGGCCGATGGCTGGTACGGCAGCCATCTAACGCCCGATCAAGTAGGCGATCGGCGCCGGCACTTGCTAGATCTTGCCGAGAGCAGCGGTCGCGATCCGCGAGAGCTGGAAATTATCGCCTCGCCCCATCGCGAGAGCGCGACCCCGCTCCATCTTCGCGCCTATCAGCGCGTGGGCACCGACGAGCTGGTACTCCATGTGCCCCGTTTTCAGCAGCCCGAGGAAGTGGCACCAGCGCTGGAACGGCTGGCCGGTATTTGGCTCCCGGCCGCGGCGCAATTGGAGTGA
- a CDS encoding VacJ family lipoprotein: MKSALLIVLLGAVLSTPAFAAQADQPTPGDNLGAPTSEAYADPLAPLNEKIFWFNLRLDQYVLRPVATGYADVLPEPVRRHIGTFWDNVNFIPRFANNLFQLKPGYAAGEAGRFLINTTLGGAGFFDVANSWFKLKQHDTDFGLTLHKYGVPMGPYLVLPFFGPSSIRDTAGRVVDGSMNPISYTMPTWWMPLAIEGGSEAAEAVNYRSLNLQLFEDVDRYSIDLYGAVQDGYIESRHHAEAESATF; encoded by the coding sequence GTGAAGTCAGCTTTACTCATAGTGTTGTTGGGCGCAGTACTTTCTACCCCGGCCTTCGCGGCGCAGGCTGACCAGCCCACCCCCGGGGACAACCTCGGCGCGCCAACCAGTGAGGCCTATGCTGATCCGCTGGCTCCTCTTAACGAGAAGATCTTCTGGTTCAACCTGCGGTTGGATCAATATGTTTTGCGTCCCGTAGCCACCGGTTATGCCGACGTCTTACCCGAACCCGTACGGCGCCATATCGGCACCTTTTGGGATAATGTCAACTTCATTCCGCGCTTTGCCAACAATCTCTTCCAGCTTAAGCCGGGCTATGCAGCCGGTGAAGCCGGCCGTTTCCTAATCAATACAACTTTAGGCGGCGCAGGCTTCTTTGACGTAGCCAATTCTTGGTTTAAGCTCAAGCAACACGACACCGACTTCGGCTTAACCCTCCATAAGTACGGCGTTCCGATGGGGCCGTACCTCGTGCTGCCCTTTTTCGGCCCCTCCTCGATTCGCGATACCGCGGGTCGAGTGGTCGACGGCTCGATGAACCCAATTAGTTATACGATGCCGACTTGGTGGATGCCGCTTGCGATCGAAGGCGGCAGCGAAGCTGCCGAGGCCGTCAATTATCGTTCGCTCAACCTGCAACTGTTCGAGGACGTCGATCGCTATTCGATCGACCTTTACGGCGCGGTCCAAGACGGGTACATCGAGAGCCGCCATCACGCGGAGGCCGAAAGCGCAACCTTCTAA
- a CDS encoding outer membrane lipid asymmetry maintenance protein MlaD, with the protein MYASRTTQFLVGIFALIGLAALAYLSLRLGRVEIFNPPSYEIFANFDNITGLKTGDAVEIAGVAVGKVFSISLLDDRAHVGMQIDQGVKVDDDAIAAIRTRGIIGDKYVALSLGPGDKMLTNGQTLRQTESAFVLEDVIGQLINSFSSGGSGKSSSGGSKSQGSGGSFPSLNDPGSK; encoded by the coding sequence ATGTACGCAAGTCGTACCACTCAATTTCTGGTCGGTATCTTTGCCCTGATCGGCCTTGCGGCGCTGGCTTATCTGTCGCTGCGCCTGGGCCGAGTTGAGATCTTCAATCCGCCCAGCTACGAAATTTTTGCCAATTTCGACAATATCACCGGGCTTAAAACCGGTGATGCCGTGGAGATCGCAGGAGTTGCGGTGGGCAAGGTATTCTCCATCAGCCTGCTCGACGATCGCGCCCACGTCGGCATGCAAATCGACCAGGGCGTAAAAGTCGACGACGACGCGATCGCGGCTATCCGCACCCGCGGGATCATCGGCGACAAATATGTCGCACTCTCGCTGGGCCCTGGGGACAAGATGCTGACCAACGGCCAGACCCTGCGCCAAACCGAATCGGCCTTTGTGCTGGAGGACGTAATCGGTCAACTAATCAACAGCTTCAGCTCTGGAGGAAGCGGCAAGAGCAGTAGCGGCGGGAGCAAAAGCCAAGGCAGCGGCGGCAGCTTTCCCAGCCTCAACGATCCTGGCAGTAAGTGA
- a CDS encoding ABC transporter ATP-binding protein, with protein MNQDGRGGAINVVNLRRRFGHQQVLDGVSLTCPSAQITTIVGPSGCGKTVFLKHLNLLLRPDSGQIVIEGVDVTRLNYRALDKVREQFGVLFQGGALFDSLTVAENVAFPLVEKTRLRRPQISRQVEEKLEAVGLSGMGDKYPSEISGGMQKRAALARALIRNPKILYLDEPTTGLDPTRTGAIHALIRDTHQQLGLTVVMVSHDVPAVFEISDRIAFMHRGRMALNGTVAEVMASQDEVFQHFLAGKSASAEEEAGRRPVARS; from the coding sequence ATGAACCAGGACGGGCGCGGTGGAGCTATCAACGTGGTCAATCTGCGCCGCCGTTTCGGCCACCAGCAGGTGCTCGATGGGGTCAGCCTAACCTGTCCATCCGCTCAAATCACGACCATCGTAGGCCCCAGCGGCTGCGGCAAAACGGTATTTCTCAAACATCTCAATCTGCTTCTGCGACCCGATTCGGGCCAAATCGTAATCGAGGGCGTGGACGTGACTCGTTTGAACTATCGCGCGTTGGACAAGGTGCGAGAGCAGTTTGGCGTGCTGTTCCAAGGTGGCGCGTTGTTCGACTCCCTGACCGTGGCTGAGAATGTAGCCTTTCCCCTGGTGGAGAAAACCCGCTTGCGCCGCCCGCAGATCTCCCGCCAGGTGGAGGAAAAGCTAGAAGCCGTAGGCCTGAGCGGGATGGGCGACAAATACCCCAGCGAGATCAGCGGGGGTATGCAAAAACGAGCCGCCCTGGCGCGGGCCCTGATCCGTAATCCCAAGATCTTGTATCTCGATGAACCCACCACCGGCCTGGACCCCACTCGAACCGGCGCCATCCATGCACTTATCCGCGACACCCATCAGCAACTAGGGCTGACGGTCGTGATGGTCAGTCACGACGTGCCCGCGGTGTTCGAAATTTCCGATCGGATTGCGTTCATGCATCGTGGTCGCATGGCTCTTAACGGCACGGTGGCGGAAGTGATGGCCTCCCAGGACGAAGTATTTCAGCATTTTCTGGCCGGTAAATCGGCCAGCGCAGAGGAGGAGGCGGGCCGCCGGCCCGTGGCGAGGAGCTGA
- a CDS encoding MlaE family lipid ABC transporter permease subunit translates to MASSSILTTPLERLGAQVIDGIDALGRFVLFLLYALVALLEPPYKPRLWIRQAREIGADSLFLVALIGIFTGMVMGLQGEFTLRKFGSEGALGTVVALSLVRELGPVLTALMVTARAGSAMAAELGAMQVTEQIDALTVMAIDPIQYLVSPRLLAGVLSFPLLTAIFDVIGIFGGYLVGVGLMGAPGAAYYNGIASSLGGSDIAGGIYKSLVFGLIVTWVSCYKGYHAERMATGVSRATTEAVVLSSVLILVFDYFLTSLLLK, encoded by the coding sequence ATGGCGAGTTCGTCAATCCTGACCACCCCGCTTGAGCGGCTGGGCGCCCAGGTAATCGACGGAATCGACGCGCTGGGGCGCTTCGTGTTGTTCTTACTCTATGCTTTGGTAGCGCTGCTCGAGCCACCTTACAAGCCGCGCCTATGGATCCGTCAGGCGCGCGAGATTGGCGCCGACTCACTCTTCCTGGTCGCGCTGATTGGGATTTTCACCGGCATGGTGATGGGCTTGCAGGGTGAATTCACCCTGCGCAAGTTCGGCTCCGAGGGCGCCCTAGGTACGGTGGTTGCGCTCTCGCTGGTGCGCGAGCTGGGACCCGTACTGACTGCTCTGATGGTAACCGCGCGGGCTGGCTCCGCGATGGCGGCGGAACTGGGGGCGATGCAGGTAACCGAGCAGATCGACGCCCTCACCGTGATGGCGATCGATCCGATTCAGTACCTGGTCTCGCCACGGCTACTGGCCGGAGTGCTCAGCTTTCCCCTGTTGACCGCCATTTTCGACGTCATCGGGATTTTCGGCGGCTACCTGGTCGGGGTCGGACTAATGGGAGCACCGGGAGCCGCGTATTATAACGGCATCGCCTCCAGCCTGGGCGGCAGCGATATCGCGGGAGGAATCTACAAGTCCCTGGTCTTTGGCCTGATCGTGACCTGGGTGTCATGCTACAAGGGCTACCATGCCGAACGGATGGCCACCGGAGTCAGCCGTGCCACCACCGAAGCAGTGGTACTTTCAAGCGTTCTGATTTTGGTATTCGATTATTTTCTCACCTCGCTGTTATTGAAATGA
- the cofC gene encoding 2-phospho-L-lactate guanylyltransferase produces the protein MQALLIAAKELSHAKTRLASLRAATRIELARAMFEDVLAAAVAVTPAVRVAVISSDNDLLESARRVGAEPIDEGYPRGLNAAVSLASSQLARSGITTLATLLSDTPLISAHDIHIVLEAARNGGARSVTMVPSRDGRGTNVLVRQPAQVIAPRFGIHSLARHLAECERQQVEGRILQLAGPALDLDEMADLVEFTRLARAGRTLEELSRLRAELAMS, from the coding sequence ATGCAGGCGCTGCTGATCGCGGCAAAAGAATTGTCGCACGCCAAAACCCGACTGGCCTCCTTACGCGCCGCGACCCGGATAGAGCTGGCGCGCGCAATGTTCGAAGACGTTTTGGCCGCAGCGGTGGCGGTCACGCCGGCGGTGCGGGTAGCCGTTATCAGTTCCGACAACGATCTGCTGGAAAGCGCCCGGCGCGTCGGCGCCGAGCCAATCGATGAAGGCTATCCGCGCGGCCTCAACGCTGCAGTCAGCCTGGCCAGCAGCCAACTGGCCCGCAGTGGCATCACCACCTTGGCCACCCTGCTGTCGGATACTCCGCTCATCAGCGCACACGATATCCACATCGTGCTGGAGGCGGCTAGGAACGGCGGCGCACGATCGGTAACGATGGTGCCCTCGCGCGATGGCCGTGGGACCAACGTGTTAGTACGTCAGCCCGCACAAGTGATCGCCCCGCGCTTTGGCATCCATAGCCTGGCGCGCCATCTGGCCGAATGCGAACGCCAGCAGGTCGAGGGCCGTATTTTGCAGCTGGCTGGGCCCGCTCTGGACCTGGACGAAATGGCTGACTTGGTGGAATTCACTCGGTTGGCACGCGCAGGGCGAACTTTGGAAGAGCTTTCTCGCTTGCGCGCGGAGCTTGCTATGTCTTGA
- a CDS encoding exonuclease domain-containing protein: protein MTLRDKLAAYLAGRIEGAPVEELVGLLFSGTHNDPEFSHRIVQQVLGGDPAFAYDPDHRRWSLVEGLGLRRPLAEAQFVVVDLETRGGRPGADQIIEIGAYRCVGGRILDSFQSLVRPARPIPPFITRMTSISNEDVALAPAISDLLPRFRDFLGDAVLVAHNAQFDLSFLDFEYRRVLGAPLRNPVLCTLRLARRLLPSLRRRGLDALAEHFGLATEGRHRGLGDARMAAELLGIFLEMLAAQGIKRLDLALEFTQSAVTGRRMERHVRPEVVAALPHQAGVYLMRNERGDVLYVGKARDLKRRVASYFNGGAGTRGKIVDLVSHVFSIETRTTRATLEAALLEAKLIRELKPPYNRQLKTAPQAYFICLDLNDPFARLRVTTKLAARSGWLQLGPFIGRRHPRQAVEVLARWCGLRTCAGRLEIDPARSACIQGQIGHCAAPCNESIDAHSYGRQLERALQFLRGRGGTLLTELVQARDQAAAAMRFHEAARYQRDLQTLQLLTIRERRLSQTVTENNLVIVEGETASVILSGRLAARFELAEPDAPQRISRYVADNYARYQARPITKAELEPMMLVSRWLKERRPDDGRLIFLNGASLPLEALTEPA from the coding sequence ATGACGCTGCGGGATAAGTTAGCCGCCTATCTAGCGGGCCGCATCGAAGGCGCGCCGGTGGAAGAGCTCGTCGGCCTGCTCTTCAGCGGCACCCACAACGACCCCGAGTTCAGCCATCGGATCGTCCAGCAGGTGCTGGGCGGAGATCCCGCCTTTGCTTACGATCCCGACCATCGGCGCTGGTCGCTGGTGGAAGGGCTCGGACTGCGCCGGCCGCTGGCGGAAGCCCAGTTCGTGGTGGTCGACCTGGAGACTCGTGGCGGCCGTCCGGGCGCCGATCAGATCATCGAAATTGGCGCCTACCGGTGCGTGGGCGGGCGCATCCTCGATAGCTTCCAGAGCCTGGTCCGGCCGGCGCGCCCGATTCCGCCCTTCATCACCCGGATGACCTCGATTAGCAACGAAGATGTAGCTCTGGCGCCAGCAATTAGTGATTTGCTACCGCGCTTTCGTGACTTTCTGGGCGACGCGGTGCTGGTGGCGCACAACGCGCAATTCGACTTATCCTTTCTCGACTTCGAGTACCGGCGCGTGCTGGGAGCTCCACTGCGTAATCCTGTCCTCTGCACCCTGCGGCTGGCCCGCCGCCTGCTCCCCTCGCTGCGCCGGCGCGGGCTGGACGCGCTGGCGGAACACTTCGGCCTGGCCACCGAGGGACGCCATCGCGGTCTGGGCGACGCGCGGATGGCGGCCGAGTTGCTGGGAATCTTTCTGGAGATGCTCGCTGCCCAGGGAATCAAGCGGCTCGACCTGGCCCTGGAATTCACTCAAAGCGCGGTTACGGGGCGTCGGATGGAGCGCCATGTCAGGCCCGAGGTAGTCGCCGCGCTGCCCCACCAGGCCGGGGTCTATCTGATGCGCAACGAGCGCGGCGACGTGCTCTACGTGGGCAAGGCGCGCGATCTCAAGCGGCGCGTCGCCTCGTACTTCAACGGGGGCGCCGGAACCAGGGGCAAGATCGTCGATCTGGTCAGCCACGTCTTTAGTATCGAGACCCGGACCACGCGCGCCACGCTGGAGGCGGCGCTGTTGGAAGCGAAACTGATTCGCGAACTCAAACCGCCCTATAATCGCCAGCTCAAAACCGCACCGCAGGCCTATTTCATCTGCCTGGATCTGAACGATCCCTTCGCCCGCTTGCGCGTGACCACCAAACTGGCGGCGCGGTCCGGATGGTTACAGCTTGGCCCCTTCATCGGCCGCCGCCATCCGCGCCAGGCGGTCGAGGTACTCGCTCGCTGGTGCGGCTTGCGCACCTGCGCCGGCCGGCTGGAGATCGATCCTGCGCGCTCGGCTTGTATCCAGGGCCAGATTGGCCATTGCGCCGCACCATGCAACGAGAGCATCGATGCGCACAGCTACGGGCGCCAACTCGAACGCGCGCTGCAGTTCCTGCGCGGGCGCGGCGGCACGCTGCTTACCGAACTGGTCCAGGCCCGCGACCAGGCCGCCGCCGCGATGCGCTTTCACGAGGCTGCGCGCTATCAGCGCGACCTGCAGACCTTGCAACTGCTCACGATCCGCGAGCGGCGGTTGAGTCAGACGGTGACCGAAAACAACCTGGTAATCGTCGAAGGCGAGACCGCCAGCGTAATTCTGAGCGGACGCCTGGCGGCGCGCTTTGAGCTGGCCGAGCCCGATGCTCCCCAGCGGATTTCGCGCTACGTCGCGGACAACTATGCCCGCTATCAGGCCCGCCCTATCACCAAGGCCGAGTTGGAGCCGATGATGCTGGTATCGCGCTGGCTCAAAGAGCGCCGCCCCGACGACGGCCGGCTCATCTTTCTCAACGGCGCCAGCCTGCCACTGGAGGCCCTGACTGAGCCGGCATAA
- the rplU gene encoding 50S ribosomal protein L21, with product MFAIIKTGGKQYRVAVGDQVTVERIAGEVGTEVRLDEVLALGGEGQAVIGTPLVSEAAVRARIVGQPRGTKVIVFKKKRRKNYRRKRGHRQELTMLKVVAIEHSGATIQPQEASA from the coding sequence ATGTTTGCAATAATAAAAACCGGCGGTAAGCAATATCGTGTCGCGGTTGGCGACCAAGTAACGGTCGAGCGGATCGCCGGCGAAGTCGGCACCGAAGTTCGGCTGGATGAAGTTCTCGCCCTGGGTGGCGAGGGGCAAGCGGTAATCGGCACGCCGCTGGTAAGCGAGGCTGCGGTGCGGGCCCGGATCGTGGGTCAGCCGCGCGGCACCAAAGTTATCGTGTTCAAGAAGAAGCGGCGTAAGAACTACCGGCGCAAGCGCGGCCATCGACAGGAGCTGACGATGCTCAAGGTGGTAGCGATCGAGCATAGCGGCGCCACGATCCAGCCGCAGGAAGCATCGGCTTAG